The Caloenas nicobarica isolate bCalNic1 chromosome 30, bCalNic1.hap1, whole genome shotgun sequence genome contains a region encoding:
- the LOC135999859 gene encoding olfactory receptor 14J1-like produces the protein LHYGTLLGSRACVHMAAAAWASGFLNSLLHTANTFSLPLCKGNALDQFFCEIPQILKLSCSQSYLRELGLIIFSACLLSVCFIFIVLSYVQIFRAVLRIPSEQGRHKAFSTCLPHLAVVSLFVSTVIFAHLKPLSISSPSLDLVVSVVYSLVPPAVNALIYSMRNQELKDSLWKLMLPQGIVMDWPLTTTISSPGLSHQLGKFVHE, from the exons ctgcactacgggaccctcctgggcagcagagcttgtgtccacatggcagcagctgcctgggccagtgggtttctcaattctctgctgcacacggccaatacattttcactgccgctctgcaagggcaatgccctggaccagttcttctgtgaaatcccccagatcctcaagctctcctgttCACAGTCCTatctcagggaacttgggcttattatctttagtgcctgtttactttctgtgtgtttcattttcattgtgctgtcctatgtgcagatcttcagggccgtgctgaggatcccctctgagcagggacggcacaaagccttttccacgtgcctccctcacctggctgtggtctccctgtttgtcagcactgtcatatttgcccacctgaagcccctctccatctcctccccatccttggatctggtggtgtctgttgtgtactctttggtgcctccagcagtgaacgccctcatctacagcatgaggaaccaggagctcaaggattcCCTGTGGAAACTAATG ctgccccagggcatcgtcatggactggcccctcacaaccaccatttccagccctgggctgtcacaccagcttgGAAAGTTTGTTCATGAATGA
- the LOC135999857 gene encoding olfactory receptor 14A16-like, with translation MALILLRDVSPNVSLSFAPVTVFHAQRQQMSNSSSITQFLLLVFTDTRELQLLHFWLFLGIYLAALLGNGLIITTIACDQHLHTPMYFFLLNLALLDLGSISTILPKFLANSLWDTSSISYTGCAAQLFFFLFCAAAGYFLLTVMAYDRYVAICKPLHYRTLLGSRACVHMAAAAWATGFLSSLLHTANTFSLPLCKGNALDQFFCEIPQILKLSCSDAYIREVGLLVGTVCLTSGCFVFIVLSYVQIFRAVLRIPSEQGRHKAFSTCLPHLAVFSLLVSTVIFAHLKPRSISSPSLDLLVSVLYSLVPTAVNPLIYSMRNQELKGAVWKLMAGCFSKRINYPSSSL, from the coding sequence atggctttaatTTTGCTCAGAGATGTCTCCCCTAACGTGTCACTGTCTTTCGCTCCTGTGACAGTGTTccatgcccagaggcagcaaatgtccaacagcagctccatcacccagttcctcctcctggtgttcacagacacacgggagctgcagctcttgcacttctggctcttcctgggcatctacctggctgccctcctgggcaacggcctcatcatcaccaccatagcctgtgaccagcacctccacacccccatgtacttcttcctgctcaacctcgccctcctcgacctgggctccatctccaccattctcCCCAAGTTcttggccaattccctctgggacaccagctccatttcatatacaggatgtgctgcccagctctttttttttcttttctgtgctgcagcaggatattttcttctcacggtCATGGCttatgaccgctacgttgccatctgcaaacccctgcactacaggaccctcctgggcagcagagcttgtgtccacatggcagcagctgcctgggccactgggtttctcagttctctgctgcacacggccaatacattttcactgccgctctgcaagggcaatgccctggaccagttcttctgtgaaatcccccagatcctcaagctctcctgctcagatgcctacatCAGGGAAGTTGGGCTTCTTGTAGGTACTGTCTGTTTAACTTctggctgttttgttttcattgtgctgtcctatgtgcagatcttcagggccgtgctgaggatcccctctgagcagggacggcacaaagccttttccacgtgcctccctcacctggctgtgttCTCTCTgcttgtcagcactgtcatatttgcccacctgaagccccgctccatctcttccccatccttgGATCTgctggtgtctgttctgtactctttggtgcctacagcagtgaaccccctcatctacagcatgaggaaccaggagctcaagggtgctgtgtggaaactAATGGcgggatgcttttcaaaaagaataaactacCCGTCATCTTCTCTTTAA